One window of Fusarium keratoplasticum isolate Fu6.1 chromosome 2, whole genome shotgun sequence genomic DNA carries:
- a CDS encoding Zn(2)-C6 fungal-type domain-containing protein produces MDAPQHGIAKRRNRACDECARRRYCDVPSFTGTGDTLDVHGEARQPLRVLPRGTDQPADPDVALLYERIAHLEEQLARLQKRPSTTPVEPTYPPVVGVTFDIEELDYSMEHLNLGLASNDNDPEDETTLFSYLDCHLLRFSLPSRITSTRVVRFVLDQLGWLHCALNASEFEAEHEKFWDLLESQSPYQQEPGASFSCVYLAILSVSFYYMDISHEAVQNFAFYNTEGSTLPVPKTDEDLAILSRHWYWAVLQSLEDSDFLGKPRLSTVQTIAILTLVNSSFGQNDREWMLIGIAVNIARILNMHRLANEQTLAKRISALPQWRSLAQRNLGRRLWWTLVICDWMGVMSNRPTIPQNSFDTVLDVESGADDIMTCEVTSISNEAFSDLPSSLSYHQLMANLAGVIRIYVKSGRSYAPQNLITAMHEVEKLQSQFPEWPLSSGESSDNIEATFPWIPLQQYFALHAIQFMRLTIARFFFTRWMKRQPDPEGLHMKACKAAEIIVAQKRQSVPTIYRRNWIVCAATVAAGVFLCLDLLFFSTGEDITQIRRRRKSVQICIDALQEMGSTNVVSSRGSAVLDALLKIHLSWSNTAVPDHESLRHVIAQVHQAQALAPEAITQWERPRKFLHPQPNFYGPMETTPSWNPTVSPQYGQLGLSTSAPLSKVTAEGTELGTESQKGADSDMQYAWDYLMSASTPHPTTSRTDNSELEELEDFDNPFQFDETMQDMMYLSNKSSR; encoded by the exons ATGGACGCCCCGCAACACGGCATTGCCAAGCGTAGAAACCGCGCATGCGATGAGTGCGCCCGGC GTCGCTACTGCGACGTGCCCTCATTCACTGGCACTGG TGATACTTTAGATGTGCATGGTGAAGCACGCCAGCCGCTTCGTGTGCTCCCTCGCGGGACTGATCAGCCCGCTGATCCAGATGTTGCACTACTCTATGAGAGAATTGCTCATCTAGAGGAGCAGTTAGCTCGCCTACAGAAGCGTCCCTCAACCACGCCAGTCGAGCCCACATATCCACCAGTGGTTGGTGTCACGTTCGAcattgaggagcttgattACTCTATGGAACACCTGAACTTGGGCTTAGCAAGTAATGATAACGACCCAGAGGATGAAACTACCCTATTTTCATATTTGGATTGTCATCTACTCCGATTCTCATTGCCTTCTAGGATCACTAGTACTAGAGTTGTTCGCTTCGTTTTAGACCAGTTGGGTTGGCTTCACTGCGCCTTGAATGCGTCTGAATTCGAAGCTGAGCACGAGAAATTCTGGGATTTGCTCGAGTCTCAGTCTCCTTATCAACAAGAGCCAGGGGCTTCATTCAGCTGTGTATACCTGGCCATCCTCTCGGTGA GTTTCTACTACATGGATATATCCCATGAAGCTGTGCAGAATTTTGCCTTTTACAATACTGAAGGATCAACCCTTCCTGTACCCAAGACGGATGAAGATCTAGCCATCCTATCGCGCCATTGGTATTGGGCTGTGCTTCAGTCCCTCGAAGACAGTGATTTCCTCGGCAAGCCCAGACTTTCAACAGTTCAAACTATTGCCATCTTAACATTGGTAAACTCGAGCTTTGGACAGAATGATCGGGAGTGGATGTTAATCGGGATTGCTGTCAACATTGCCCGTATCTTGAACATGCATCGACTAGCCAATGAACAGACACTGGCCAAGCGGATATCTGCACTCCCCCAGTGGCGCAGTCTTGCGCAGCGGAACCTCGGTCGTAGACTATGGTGGACGTTGGTCATTTGCGACTG GATGGGTGTCATGAGCAATCGCCCGACTATACCACAAAATAGCTTCGACACAGTTCTCGATGTCGAAAGCGGTGCTGACGATATTATGACCTGCGAAGTTACCAGCATTTCGAACGAGGCCTTCTCCGATCTGCCTTCGAGCCTTTCTTATCACCAATTGATGGCCAACCTAGCTGGAGTAATCCGTATATACGTCAAATCTGGTCGCAGTTACGCACCCCAAAACTTGATTACAGCCATGCATGAGGTTGAGAAACTGCAAAGCCAATTTCCTGAATGGCCATTGTCGTCTGGGGAATCCAGTGACAATATTGAGGCTACATTCCCTTGGATACCTCTTCAGCAATATTTTGCTCTCCACGCCATCCAATTCATGCGGTTGACAATAGCAAGATTCTTCTTCACTCGGTGGATGAAACGACAGCCGGATCCTGAAGGTCTACATATGAAGGCTTGTAAGGCTGCAGAGATTATTGTGGCACAGAAGAGACAATCTGTACCAACTATCTACCGCAGGAATTG GATAGTTTGTGCAGCTACTGTAGCTGCTGGCGTATTCCTCTGTCTCgatcttcttttctttagCACTGGCGAAGATATTACACAGATACGACGTCGAAGAAAGTCAGTACAGATATGCATCGATGCGTTACAAGAGATGGGTTCAACGAATGTGGTATCGTCACGGGGTTCGGCGGTTTTGGATGCTCTTTTGAAAATACACCTGTCTTGGTCTAACACGGCTGTTCCGGACCACGAGTCCTTGAGGCATGTCATTGCTCAAGTCCACCAAGCTCAGGCATTGGCACCAGAGGCAATTACCCAGTGGGAACGCCCTAGAAAGTTTCTACATCCACAGCCAAACTTTTACGGTCCAATGGAGACTACGCCTTCATGGAACCCAACTGTCTCGCCTCAATACGGCCAATTGGGATTGAGTACAAGTGCCCCCTTGTCTAAAGTCACTGCTGAAGGAACAGAACTTGGTACGGAATCACAAAAGGGAGCCGACTCTGACATGCAGTATGCTTGGGATTATTTGATGAGCGCCAGTACTCCTCACCCAACCACATCACGAACCGATAActcggagctggaggagttggaaGATTTCGACAATCCATTTCAGTTCGACGAAACGATGCAGGATATGATGTACCTATCAAATAAAAGTTCACGTTAA
- a CDS encoding PepX-C domain-containing protein — MPTVQPLQVANLQVSEPTIGHNGYMGFKPRTEVLPKGWNGFNSRVLSEDIIVHHDFGIKVRDGCTLYCDIFRPANSSEKVPAIVCWSPFGKKHNGIGMMKRLPWNCGIAPGDLSGLERFEGPDPAEYCPRGFAIVNVDARGAGDSDGSIVIMGTQEGEDGHDVIEGLAVQDWCNGNIGLAGNSHLGIVQWFIAATRPPSLKAIAPWEACGDLYREQFVRGGAWDNGLFDLITRQVIRGRHGLEDFREMYRRCQTMNPYWEDKRANIKNINIPTYVVASYSTFVHTMGSVRGWLDVQTSEKWLRWDPYQEWYDLWCVDESKEELARFFGYYLKDQKDNGWDKTPKVRMSSLRFGNQEPIYPIEEEDFPIPRTQYKEFFFSKDNILQSEAPGTESFVTYDSEIGDPIDCVRFRHTFSCKTRLMGLPKAVVYMSCDDLDDMIVYVLIRKLDRQGKELLNLNIPWKAAPYDKMDDIPVKELSNLLLYFGPLGVLRASHREVDSTRSIHPQYPFHTHSNVQKIPPGQVVELEIGLWAMGIDFEEGESLSVQISGQYPLIAEYKEAKAAPIEERNKGTHKVHIGGAYPSRIILPFV, encoded by the coding sequence ATGCCAACCGTTCAACCATTGCAAGTTGCAAATTTGCAAGTCTCTGAGCCCACGATAGGCCACAATGGATACATGGGCTTTAAACCCCGAACAGAGGTGTTACCTAAAGGATGGAACGGCTTCAATTCCAGAGTTCTTTCGGAAGATATAATTGTCCATCACGATTTTGGCATCAAAGTTCGAGATGGTTGTACCTTGTACTGCGATATCTTCCGGCCAGCCAATTCATCAGAGAAGGTTCCGGCAATCGTCTGCTGGAGCCCTTTTGGAAAGAAACACAACGGTATCGGCATGATGAAAAGACTTCCATGGAATTGTGGTATCGCTCCCGGTGACTTGAGCGGTCTTGAAAGATTCGAGGGACCTGATCCCGCCGAATATTGTCCTCGCGGGTTTGCCATTGTCAATGTCGATGCACGTGGAGCAGGCGACTCGGATGgaagcatcgtcatcatgggTACTcaagagggcgaggatggacACGATGTGATAGAGGGCCTTGCAGTTCAAGACTGGTGTAACGGCAATATTGGTCTGGCTGGCAATTCTCATCTTGGCATTGTCCAATGGTTCATTGCTGCCACTCGTCCACCTTCACTGAAAGCTATTGCCCCATGGGAAGCTTGCGGGGACCTCTATCGCGAACAATTTGTCCGCGGCGGGGCCTGGGATAATGGCTTGTTCGACCTCATTACGCGCCAAGTCATACGGGGCCGCCATGGTCTTGAAGACTTCCGCGAAATGTATCGACGATGCCAAACCATGAATCCATATTGGGAGGATAAGCgagccaacatcaagaacaTCAACATTCCTACATATGTTGTGGCCTCTTACTCGACCTTCGTCCATACCATGGGGTCAGTGCGAGGTTGGCTCGATGTCCAGACTAGTGAGAAGTGGCTCCGTTGGGATCCATATCAGGAATGGTATGATCTCTGGTGTGTGGACGAGTCTAAGGAAGAACTGGCCAGGTTTTTCGGATACTATCTCAAAGATCAGAAAGATAATGGGTGGGATAAGACCCCTAAGGTTCGCATGAGCAGCCTTCGCTTCGGTAACCAGGAACCCATCTACCCgattgaagaagaagattttCCTATCCCCAGAACCCAGTACAAGGAGTTCTTTTTTTCCAAGGATAATATTCTTCAATCGGAAGCGCCCGGAACAGAAAGCTTTGTTACATACGACAGCGAGATTGGCGACCCGATAGACTGCGTTCGCTTTCGACATACCTTCAGCTGCAAGACTCGTCTGATGGGCCTGCCCAAAGCAGTAGTTTATATGTCCTGTGATGATCTCGACGATATGATTGTCTACGTTTTGATTCGCAAGCTGGATCGCCAAGGAAAGGAGCTACTAAACCTGAACATTCCTTGGAAAGCCGCGCCATACGATAAGATGGACGACATCCCAGTCAAAGAGCTGAGCAACCTGCTTCTGTACTTTGGCCCTCTAGGTGTACTGAGAGCCAGTCATCGTGAAGTGGATTCAACTCGATCTATTCACCCTCAGTATCCATTCCACACGCATTCCAATGTCCAGAAGATTCCTCCTGGCCAGGTTGTCGAACTTGAGATCGGACTTTGGGCCATGGGAATTGACTTTGAAGAAGGCGAAAGTCTTTCTGTTCAGATCTCTGGACAGTATCCTCTCATAGCAGAATACAAGGAGGCAAAGGCAGCACCGATCGAAGAGCGAAACAAAGGAACTCATAAAGTTCATATTGGAGGCGCTTACCCTAGTCGAATTATTTTGCCATTTGTTTAG
- a CDS encoding Oxidoreductase: protein MSTNLKTVVVLGGSYVGLATTKALASVLPATHRILLVEPHSHFHHLFAFPRFAVLPSHEHKAFIPYSNIFAGSKNPESHAVVKARATAVLANQLFLDREWQNSREIPFDYLVIATGTKRPAPFDMPSDDKPNAINYLQAYQKRVAEAQSILIVGGGANGVQIAADIKELYPEKDVILAHSRQQLMPGFHQDLDALIKKRFKELGVSLILGCRVATTSTNTGTSGNSPMLRTEHGKTLVPDLIIPAVGQVPNTEFLDGLTVEPGTLINPANGFLRVKPTLQLDAAQYANIYAVGDVADTGARKAARPGVAQAECVAKNIVSAINGNEPNDKITVTPPGIHLTLGLKQSVIFRNPNPSEGRLEPVITMKDDGLDDMGIDRVWIRRGIEVKDPEEYFL, encoded by the exons ATGTCTACCAATTTGAAAACAGTTGTTGTCCTAGGTGGCTCTTACGTAGGATTA GCTACCACGAAAGCTCTTGCTAGCGTTTTGCCAGCTACACATCGG ATCCTCCTCGTGGAGCCACATAGCCATTTCCATCATTTATTTGCATTT CCACGTTTTGCTGTTTTACCATCACATGAGCACAAGGCTTTCATTCCTTATTCCAACATCTTTGCAGGCTCCAAAAACCCCGAATCCCATGCTGTTGTCAAGGCACGAGCTACGGCCGTCTTGGCAAATCAATTGTTTCTTGATCGGGAGTGGCAGAATTCCAGAGAGATCCCATTCGACTACCTAGTGATTGCTACTGGAACCAAACGACCAGCTCCTTTCGATATGCCGAGCGACGACAAGCCAAATGCAATTAACTACCTGCAGGCCTATCAGAAGCGTGTTGCAGAAGCTCAATCAATCCTCATTGTGGGAGGAGGCGCTAATGGCGTGCAAATAGCCGCAGATATCAAGGAATTATATCCGGAAAAGGATGTTATCTTGGCGCATTCTCGACAACAACTGATGCCAGGTTTCCACCAAGATTTAGACGcacttattaaaaaaagattCAAGGAGCTCGGAGTCAG CCTCATACTCGGCTGTCGAGTTGCCACAACTTCGACTAACACAGGAACCAGCGGAAATTCCCCTATGTTAAGGACTGAGCACGGCAAAACTTTGGTTCCAGACCTTATAATCCCCGCCGTTGGGCAAGTGCCGAATACAGAATTTCTCGACGGACTGACCGTGGAACCTGGGACTCTTATTAATCCCGCCAACGGTTTCCTCCGAGTAAAGCCCACGCTTCAACTTGACGCTGCTCAATATGCGAATATCTACGCTGTGGGAGACGTAGCAGATACTGGTGCTCGAAAGGCAGCCCGACCAGGCGTGGCTCAAGCCGAATGTGTCGCCAAAAACATTGTTTCAGCCATCAATGGTAACGAGCCTAATGACAAGATAACGGTCACACCTCCTGGTATTCATCTGACATTGGGTTTG AAACAAAGTGTCATCTTTCGTAACCCAAACCCTTCAGAGGGTCGCCTAGAACCGGTTATCACCATGAAAGATGA TGGCCTTGATGATATGGGTATTGATAGAGTCTGGATCAGGCGAGGAATTGAGGTCAAAGACCCCGAAGAATATTTCCTATAG
- a CDS encoding Flavin-Reduct domain-containing protein codes for MVEPIKRNPHPDFQQVEASGPDWDPSKSFRYTKTADPNWKAGDGSNGLDPNMNMVPHVAIDPYEADRPAAFNYKILISSIVPRPIAFISTCSADGTSTNLAPFSYFNMINHDPPLFIVGFVGSIEHAKDTLRNIVESGECVINIISEGFAEAANATSASAPYGVSEWDLSGLTLVHDCETVRPARVGEAVVSIEAKLDMFKEYSSRNTSGKKTGTMVVLEGTRFWIRQDALNPEKSLVDPAVLRPISRLGGITYERVAEAFEALRPAI; via the exons ATGGTAGAACCGATCAAACGCAACCCCCACCCGGATTTCCAACAAGTCGAGGCTTCTGGGCCGGATTGGGACCCATCTAAAAGTTTCCGATACACCAAGACGGCAGACCCGAACTGGAAAGCAGGAGACGGCTCTAACGGCTTGGACCCTAACATGAATATGGTGCCTCATGTGGCTATCGACCCTTACGAAGCTGACCGGCCAGCTGCTTTCAATTACAAGATACTCATCTCGTCTATAGTGCCTCGGCCTATCGCATTCATCAGCACATGCAGCGCCGATGGTACGTCGACTAATCTTGCACCGTTCAGCTATTTTAACATGATCAACCACGATCCGCCGTTGTTCATCGTGGGATTCGTGGGCAGCATCGAGCATGCCAAAGACACACTACGAAACATTGTGGAGTCCGGTGAATGTGTCATCAATATTATTTCCGAGGGGTTTGCCGAAGCCGCCAATGCAACAAGTGCCAGTGCCCCATATGGCGTTTCGGAATGGGATCTGAGTGGGCTGACGCTGGTCCATGACTGTGAAACGGTCCGTCCAGCACGGGTCGGGGAAGCAGTCGTGAGCATTGAGGCCAAGTTGGATATGTTCAAGGAATACAGCAGCCGGAATACTTCAGGGAAAAAGACAGGGACAATGGTGGTGCTAGAGGGGACACGATTTTGGATACGACAGGACGCCCTAAATCCCGAAAAGAGTCTTGTTGACCCGGCG GTTCTCCGACCGATCAGCCGGCTAGGCGGCATCACCTACGAACGTGTCGCAGAAGCTTTTGAGGCTTTGAGGCCGGCGATATAG